One segment of Halomonas sp. TD01 DNA contains the following:
- the arsC gene encoding arsenate reductase (glutaredoxin) (This arsenate reductase requires both glutathione and glutaredoxin to convert arsenate to arsenite, after which the efflux transporter formed by ArsA and ArsB can extrude the arsenite from the cell, providing resistance.), translating into MSVTIYHNPNCGTSRNTLAMIKASGEDPEVIHYLATPPSRESLVALLAMMKISPRELLRQKGTPYDELKLDDPSLDDDQLIDAMIAHPILINRPIVITPKGARLCRPSERVLELLEQPIALFTKEDGETIYFPAS; encoded by the coding sequence ATGTCAGTAACGATCTACCACAACCCTAACTGCGGTACTTCGCGCAATACGCTGGCAATGATAAAAGCGTCAGGCGAAGACCCCGAGGTGATTCACTACTTAGCAACACCGCCCAGCCGAGAGAGCTTAGTGGCGCTACTAGCGATGATGAAGATATCACCGCGAGAACTGCTACGCCAAAAGGGCACGCCCTATGATGAGCTCAAATTGGATGATCCTTCGCTAGACGATGATCAACTTATTGACGCCATGATAGCGCACCCGATTCTGATCAATCGCCCTATCGTCATTACCCCAAAAGGCGCACGACTATGCCGTCCATCCGAACGGGTATTGGAACTGCTTGAGCAGCCCATTGCACTCTTTACCAAAGAGGATGGCGAAACCATCTACTTTCCAGCGAGCTAA